A segment of the Kluyveromyces marxianus DMKU3-1042 DNA, complete genome, chromosome 5 genome:
ACACAATAGACGAAAATGGACAATAAGGTATCAATATAGGCGAAATCAGTCCAAAGATCTGCCCCAATTGTAATCTTTCGCCTCGTGCATTTTAATACCCACAACCAAAAATGTTCAGGAAATTCACAAGAGAAGATATTCATACTCGTTCGAACGTTAAATCGTCTATACAAAGAAACCTAAAGGCCAAATTGATAGCGCAGTATCCCAAATTGGAGGAAGTTATCGATGAGATCATCCCAAAAAAGGCTCAAATCGAACTTTACAAGTGTGAAGGTAAGATCCATTTGTATTTGGTGAATGGAGAAGtgcttttcttccaaaactttGATGAATTGATCCCATCTTTGCGTTTTGTGCACAAGTTCCCAGAAGCTTTCCCCACGGTGCAGGTCGATAGAGGGGCCATTAAGTTTGTGTTGGCTGGGTCTAACATCATGTGTCCAGGTTTGACTTCTCCTGGTGCGAAATTGCCAGAAGCTCCAGGCTATGAGAAGGATACGATTGTGGTGGTGAATGCGGAAAATAAGGGTGCGGCAATGGCCATTGGTAAGCTAATAATGAGCACTGAAGAGATCAAGGAGGTCAACAAGGGTCCTGGTGTGGAAATGATTCATCACTTAGGCGATCCTCTATGGACTTTCTCTGCCGATTAGATTTGCTAGATTTTAGATTAAATTCCTAAGTATTCACATATACTGTACTCTCCTCGATGTTATATAGTGCCAACGGCGAGAATTCATATCTAAACTCGTGTCTTGTTGCGTCTTCTCGTACTGAATATTGTAGTTTtatgctgctgctgctgctgccagGCAGATGTAGCTTGTGCCGTAGCAAGGTCTTTAGGAACCGTACGCCGATGCTTTTCAGTATGGGGATCTTTTCCGAATGTGATCCGTACACGATAGTTAAATCTGACATTTCTGCGTCGAGGAAGTTTCTGGGTCTCATTTCAGACCGAGTAGCTTTGGTATCtattttgtgttttttaaCCAAATGTTCCCATACCGATGAGTCGTTGTGGTCACGATAATGGTCGTCTAAATGAATTTGGCCAGAAAGAACTTGGGATATGAAGTACAACTCTGCCTCTTTCCGCAATTCTTCGTTAATCGGCGTACCATTCACACACGTGAGCGAGCTGATTCTCGCTATTGTACTGTAGAAATTGGCTTGTGTATCTGGCTCCACAATGGGGTTCTTTTGGACCCAAAGTGTTCGTAAATTCGGGAATACATTATTGCATCTGTCTATTTCGTTCCAGTTCTGTATATTGTTTGCGTCAACCCTAAGCGATTCAATCTTCTCGTTAGTTGGCAGTCCATCTAGCCCAGTGATCTTGTTATTTGATACCTCAATGTGGGTAAGTGAAGATCCCTTGGTTAGCAACTGTGCCGGTATCTTGGAAAACATATTTCCAGAAATGTTTAACTGCTTCCAGGAACTCTGGATCACTGTAAGATCAGTTAAAAAATTACAGGATAGGTCAATGATTTCTAATGAGGGAAACACTGTTAGTATTTCGCCTAAATCATTATTCTTGAGCTTACAGCGTGCTAGAGATATCTCTTTCACTTGAGGGAACTTGAAACTCTCATCATCTATCTTCAAAACAGGAAAGCAGTTCCCACTCAACACCAACGTTTTGACACATGGGAACCTAGTCAATATCCGATACACCTCATTAATGTCGCTGAATAGATTAAAGGACAGATCTAGGTATCGTACTGAGGTGAAAAGGTTGTTGAAGACCATTGAATCTTGGATATCAGGATTAGTTGCCTTGTTGATATTTGTTTGCGACAGCGTAATGCTCTTTAATTGTGAAAAGTTCGAGTTAGACTCGTTTAGCCTTTCAAATCCATATGCTTCCGTTTCTTTCGATCCAAATTTGTACTTAATATCCGATGATCTTGTTCTATTATCGCCATATTTCATGAGTAGcgcttcttcaaatgatATACCTTGTATCATTGTTGACAAAAGAGCTTTCTCCTTTATAAAAGAGCCACTTGTCCTATTATCCGTAGTACTGAAATATGTGACGCCTTGTAAGGACCCGTTGTTCTTGCCCCTGCGGTCATGATCCCATTCCACGCCGTATGCGACCGTATTTGGCCATGCCGGTATTGATCCAATGTACTTTACAGTACACAGTTCCCCATTGATGTTCAATCTATCATTGATCTTAACACATACAGTACATGGCATCATATATCATCAACTCTAACCCCTTCAAATGCTGGggaattttcttttgtctcttCTGCCATATTGTTTGTTAATAATTATAACAagatgtatatatatataatatatgttgATCTTATTTCTTATATAACAAGCGAGCcaacagagagagagaaaaagagagaaagaggcAGAGAGAGTCATATGCAAGACTTGGGAATCAACCAATTCAGATAGAAAGTAGGACTATGAAGTGTCGGATACAGTAGTAAAGGTAGTTTTTTGTGTGTATTGCATTTAGTTTGATATAATGtacaaaatatttatatattaacGATTTATTGTTCATCGTTTTGAGACCTTACCCTTGGCTCGCCTGGGTCTTAATTATGCATCAGCAGATTGGTTTTGTTCAGCTTGAATAGCGTTATCCAAAGACTGGAATAGGCCATCCAAATCGAACTCCTTTGACCATTCTTGGACAATGGCAGTTTGTTCAACCTTGGCTGGAGCAGCAGTTGCTCCGGTGCCTAGAGTTGGAGTAGCACCTGAggcggcagcagcagcagcctcAGCAGTGAACTTAGAGGAGTTAGGTAGCACCCAACCCATAATCTTACCGTCTCTCCAGTCATTTAGCACAGAAATACCAGCACTTGCCAAGTTTGGAACACCACCTCTGCCTAATCTACCTCTCTTACGAGCGATGTGAATTAGGAACTGTTTGGTAAAGGAATCAGCGTCAGCAGCTGGAATTGGAGGAAGCTCGTATagtttcttgaagttttcgGTCATCTCTTCGGATTTCGAAAGTCTCTTGACCAATTTCAAGACTGCTGGGTATGGATCTATGATGTACTTTGGAGGTAGTGCGTTCAACAATGCAAGTTCTGCCTCTTGTTCGACTCGGctcatcttcttgcttTCGGATGGGAAACAGATACCTGGGGAGTCCAAGATTTTTAGCTTGTTGTCGACCTTAACTTCTCTCAAAGAGGTGGTCACACCTGCTTGGTTACCGACGGGGCAAGCCTTGTTAGAGCCACCACGACGGGAAGTCAAAGCGTTGATAACGGAAGACTTACCGACGTTTGGGTACCCGATAACACCCACCACGATGGATCTCTTCAAGTTAGAGTTGTTGGAGTAGGTCTTTAGGGCTTCTAGCAAGCTTGAGGCTGTAGCGGCTTGCGTCAATGTCTTGTTGAAAGAGGTTGCGTTGGTGGCACCTGGTGCTGCTCTCAATGGAATAGTTGGGAACGACGACTTCAAGTATGTTAGCCACTGTTGTAGCACGTAAGTTGGAACCAAATCgatcttgttcaagatcaaaATGAGTCTCTTACCTTGTGCTTGCAAGACGGCTTGTTCAACCTTTCTGGATCTGGTACCTTCTGGATCTCTGGCGTCCAAGACGTACAAGATAACGTCTGAGGCATCGACCACGGTCTTGAAGATCTTATCGTAGGCCTTTCTGGACTTTTCCAACTCAGAATCGTTTTCAGAAGCGTCCTCATAGAAGTCTACGTCGTACTCTTGCACTTCgatgtcttcttcttgttgttgttgtgcGTTGGAAGTTTCGCCGTTGAACTCTTGAGCAGCCTGTTGAGCAGATTCGAGCAAAGCGGATAGACCGTTGTTTCCGTCATCTAGATCGTCTTCATCCATCGAGTCTTCATCGCCCATGTACTCCTCACCAAGTTCCTTGGCTCTTCTCTTGGCCTCCAATCTCTCTTGTCTCTTACGTTGCTTTTCCTCGAGGtcccttcttctcttctcttcaagttcttcgaggattttgttcttgtatGGGAAGTTAGCTGGGATACCTGGGTCCTTGGTCTTGTTTGACTTCCAG
Coding sequences within it:
- the TMA20 gene encoding translation machinery-associated protein 20; translated protein: MFRKFTREDIHTRSNVKSSIQRNLKAKLIAQYPKLEEVIDEIIPKKAQIELYKCEGKIHLYLVNGEVLFFQNFDELIPSLRFVHKFPEAFPTVQVDRGAIKFVLAGSNIMCPGLTSPGAKLPEAPGYEKDTIVVVNAENKGAAMAIGKLIMSTEEIKEVNKGPGVEMIHHLGDPLWTFSAD
- the PAC2 gene encoding Pac2p, with translation MMPCTVCVKINDRLNINGELCTVKYIGSIPAWPNTVAYGVEWDHDRRGKNNGSLQGVTYFSTTDNRTSGSFIKEKALLSTMIQGISFEEALLMKYGDNRTRSSDIKYKFGSKETEAYGFERLNESNSNFSQLKSITLSQTNINKATNPDIQDSMVFNNLFTSVRYLDLSFNLFSDINEVYRILTRFPCVKTLVLSGNCFPVLKIDDESFKFPQVKEISLARCKLKNNDLGEILTVFPSLEIIDLSCNFLTDLTVIQSSWKQLNISGNMFSKIPAQLLTKGSSLTHIEVSNNKITGLDGLPTNEKIESLRVDANNIQNWNEIDRCNNVFPNLRTLWVQKNPIVEPDTQANFYSTIARISSLTCVNGTPINEELRKEAELYFISQVLSGQIHLDDHYRDHNDSSVWEHLVKKHKIDTKATRSEMRPRNFLDAEMSDLTIVYGSHSEKIPILKSIGVRFLKTLLRHKLHLPGSSSSSIKLQYSVREDATRHEFRYEFSPLALYNIEESTVYVNT
- the NUG1 gene encoding RNA-binding GTPase NUG1: MRVRKKQSKRTSTRMREGIKKKAAAQHRKERKQAKKDITWKSNKTKDPGIPANFPYKNKILEELEEKRRRDLEEKQRKRQERLEAKRRAKELGEEYMGDEDSMDEDDLDDGNNGLSALLESAQQAAQEFNGETSNAQQQQEEDIEVQEYDVDFYEDASENDSELEKSRKAYDKIFKTVVDASDVILYVLDARDPEGTRSRKVEQAVLQAQGKRLILILNKIDLVPTYVLQQWLTYLKSSFPTIPLRAAPGATNATSFNKTLTQAATASSLLEALKTYSNNSNLKRSIVVGVIGYPNVGKSSVINALTSRRGGSNKACPVGNQAGVTTSLREVKVDNKLKILDSPGICFPSESKKMSRVEQEAELALLNALPPKYIIDPYPAVLKLVKRLSKSEEMTENFKKLYELPPIPAADADSFTKQFLIHIARKRGRLGRGGVPNLASAGISVLNDWRDGKIMGWVLPNSSKFTAEAAAAAASGATPTLGTGATAAPAKVEQTAIVQEWSKEFDLDGLFQSLDNAIQAEQNQSADA